A window of Catharus ustulatus isolate bCatUst1 chromosome 25, bCatUst1.pri.v2, whole genome shotgun sequence contains these coding sequences:
- the AVPR1B gene encoding vasopressin V1b receptor, protein MEPGWGWNSSQQSPPGHGQSLAGEPNLTALHSRDEELAKAEIGVLGTILAVATVGNLGVLLAMYRLRRKMSRMHLFILHLGLSDLGVALFQVLPQLLWKVTYRFLGPDPLCRAVKYLQVLSMFASTYMLMVMTLDRYLAVCHPLQSLQQPGRQAYAMIAATWLLSCLLSLPQVFIFSLREVRPGSGVLDCWADFGYPWGARAYVTWTTLCIFVLPVGVLSVCYSLICHEICKNLKGKTQSGGPGPGGAGSGGPGGPGGAGKGGQPSRVSSVRTISRAKIRTVKMTFVIVAAYVGCWAPFFSVQMWSVWDEDAPDDDSTNVAFSITMLLASLSSCCNPWIYLFFSGHLLHGSGRCRGCWGRPRAGLNRPNSTGSLCSRKTTILSHSHQPGIPLHGDSARELYPPCDEGVTESGTL, encoded by the exons ATGGAaccgggctggggctggaacagctcccagcagagcccacctgggcacgggcagagcctggcaggggagCCCAACCTGACAGCGCTGCACAGCCGGGACGAGGAGCTGGCCAAGGCCGAGATTGGGGTGCTGGGCACCATCCTGGCCGTGGCCACCGTGGGCAACCTGGGCGTGCTGCTGGCCATGTACCGgctgaggaggaagatgagcCGCATGCACCTCTTCATCCTGCACCTGGGGCTGAGCGACCTGGGCGTGGCCCTGTTCCAggtgctgccccagctgctctggaaggtCACCTACCGCTTCCTGGGGCCGGACCCGCTCTGCAGGGCCGTAAAATACCTGCAGGTGCTCAGCATGTTCGCCTCCACCTACATGCTGATGGTGATGACGCTGGACCGCTACCTGGCCGTGTGCCACCCGCTGCAGTCGCTGCAGCAGCCCGGCCGCCAGGCCTACGCCATGATCGCGGCCAcctggctgctcagctgcctgctcAGCCTGCCCCAGGTGTTCATTTTCTCCCTGCGGGAGGTGCGGCCGGGCTCGGGGGTGCTGGATTGCTGGGCGGATTTCGGGTACCCCTGGGGAGCGCGCGCCTACGTCACCTGGACCACGCTGTGCATCTTCGTGCTGCCCGTGGGCGTCCTCAGCGTCTGCTACAGCCTCATCTGCCACGAGATCTGCAAGAACCTCAAGGGCAAGACGCAGAGCGGTGGGCCTGGCCCGGGGGGAGCAGgctctggtggccctggtggccctggaggCGCGGGGAAGGGCGGGCAGCCCTCGCGGGTCAGCAGCGTGCGCACCATCTCCCGCGCCAAGATCCGCACGGTGAAGATGACCTTCGTCATCGTGGCCGCCTACGTCGGCTGCTGGGCGCCCTTCTTCAGCGTGCAGATGTGGTCAGTGTGGGATGAGGATGCTCCTGATGATG ACTCCACCAACGTGGCTTTCAGCATCAccatgctgctggccagcctcagcagctgctgcaacCCCTGGATCTACCTGTTCTTCAGCGGGCACCTCCTGCACGGCTCCGGCCgctgccggggctgctggggccGCCCCCGGGCCGGGCTGAACAGACCCAACTCCACCGGGagcctgtgcagcaggaaaaccaCGATCCTGAGCCACAGCCACCAGCCTGGCATCCCTCTGCACGGGGACAGCGCCAGGGAGCTGTACCCGCCCTGCGACGAAGGAGTGACAGAGTCGGGCACGCTCTGA